The Brevundimonas vesicularis genome includes the window TGTGAGACGGTTCGCAGAGCGCGCCGTCGCCCCTCCACCGCTTCGCGGTCCCCCTCCCCCGCTGGCGGGGGAGGATATGAAAAGGAGATTGCGATGGTTTCGATCCGGTGGCCGTTCGGCCAGGCGGGGCGCACGGGCGCGCCTGAGGGCAAGGAGAGCCGGGCGGGCGGGGTGATCGCCTTGTCAGGGGTGGGGCGCCCGCGGTGGACGCCCAACGACTACGCCAGCCTGGCGCGCGAGGGGTATCAGAAGAATGCGGTGGCCTATCGCTGCATCCGCATGATCGCCGAGGCGGCGGCGTCGGCGCCGTTCGCGGTGTTCGTGGACGGGGTGCGAAGCGAGGATCATCCGCTTGCGAAACTGATCCGTCGGCCCAATCCCGAGCAGTCGGGGGCGGAGCTGATGGAGGCGGTCTATGGGGCGCTGCAGGTGTCGGGCAACGCCTATGTCGAGGCGACCGGCGATGCGGACGGGGACGGGGCGCCGGACGAGCTGTGGGCGCTGCGGTCGGATCGGGTGAAGGTGGTTCCGGGCCGGTCGGGCTGGCCCGAGGCGTGGGATTATTCCGTGGACGGACGGTCGGTGCGGATCGGGCGGGCGGCGGACGGCTGGGCGCCGGTGATGCACCTGAAGCTGTGGCACCCGCTGGACGACTGGTACGGGCTGTCGCCGCTGGAGGCGGCGGCGCAGGGCGTGGATGCGCACAATGCGGCCGGCGCCTGGAACAAGGCCCTGCTGGACAATGCGGCGCGGCCATCGGGGGCGCTGGTCTATGGGGCGAGGAACGGCGAGCGGCTGACGGACGGGCAGTTCGAGGCGCTGAAGGATCAGCTGTCGAGCGTCTATGCCGGGGCGACGAACGCCGGGCGGCCGATTCTGCTGGAGGGCGGGATGGACTGGAAGCCGCTGAGCCTGACGCCGGCGGAGATGGATTTTACGGCCGGCAAACATGCGGCGGCGCGCGAGATCGCCTTGGCCTTCGGGGTTCCGCCGCAGCTGCTGGGGATACCGGGCGATGCGACCTACGCCAACTATCGCGAGGCCAATGCGGCCTTCTGGCGTCAGACGGTGATCCCGCTGGTGCGGAAGGCGGCGGGGGCGATGACGGGCTGGCTGGGCGAGCGGTTCGCGAGGTGCGAGATCCGGGCGGACCTGGATGCGGTCTCGGCGCTGCAGCACGAGCGGGACGCCCTGTGGGCGCGGCTGGAGGCGGCGAGCTTCCTGACGGACGAGGAACGCAGGCGGATAACGGGGTTGGGGGCATGACCGAACATCATATCCGGCGCGTGCCGACGGCGCTGCTGATCGCCGTCGTGGTGCAGACGGTGGGCGGCCTGGTCTGGGCCGGGGGCGCCGCAGCGCGGATCGCGACGTTGGAGCAGCGGGTCGGGGAACAGAGGCTGGTCGCCGAACGACTGGCGCGGCTGGAGGTCCAGGGCGAGGCGACGGCGGCGGCGGTGGAGCGGATCGAGCGTAGGTTGGAGGGGAAATGAGCGCACTGGCCATCGAAGGCTACGCCTCGCTGTGGGGCGTGGCGGATCTGAACGGGGACGTGGTGCAGGCGGGGGCGTTTGCGGACAGTCTGGCCAAGACGGGGGCTGAGGGGGTGCGGATGCTGAACCAGCACGATGCGCGGGCGCCGGTCGGGGTCTGGGAGCAGATCGTCGAGGATGCGCGCGGTCTGTTCGTGCGTGGCCGGATCGAAGACTGGTCGGCCGAGGCGCGGTTCGCCGGGGCGTTGAGCCGGGCCGGAGCGCTGGACGGGCTGTCGATCGGCTACCGCACGGCGCGGGCCCGGCGTCAGGGGCGGTTGAGGGTGTTGAGCGCGGTCGAGCTGTGGGAGGTGTCGCTGGTGACGTTTCCGATGCTGCCGGGGGCGCGGTTCGATGTCTTGTTGGCGCATACATAATCCGTCACGGTTGCGCAGAATCATGGTCTCAAATATGAGCGGACAGGGAGGGCTTGAACGAAGGCCTATTGCGAAAGGCCCGAAGTGTCAGCCCTATCGGCGTCGAAAGCGCATTACGACAGCTTGCAGAAGCTCGCAGCCAAGACTGCGGCAGAGACACTTCGATCCTATGGGATCAACCTATCTCTCCTTCATTACAGCGGGCGTGTCGAAGGTGCGATCAAAGCCCAATGGCTAGAGCGTCAGGTCGGTTGGGATTGGCCCGCAATCGCGCGCTCCAATCGAGAGTTTAAATCGTTCTGCCTAGCGATGTGGGCGCCTAACGACCAATTGGTGGGCTTAGCGTTGATGACGCTTAGCAAGCAGGCGGTGACCTTGAAGTTCGTGGAGGGAAGGCCTTCCTCAGACTGCACTTTCAAGGGCAAGCGAATCTTGATCGCGCTGGAAGTAGCGGCGAACTACGCGCAAGGGGCAGGCGTAGGCGAAATTCGCATCCATCCGCTCAATGATACGTTAGCCCATCTGTACGAGAGTGTTTACGGCTTTGAGGTTGTCAAAGAGCGTAAGAGTGAGTCATACTATCGAAAGAGGATATGAGATGAGCCAACTTTTTACATGGTTGTCCGACCTGCCTCGCATGGTCCAACTCCAGGGGCGTCCGTCGGTGGAGGTTGAACCCCTGCGCCCTCAAGCGCGCGCCATGACTGGCTTTCTATCCACTTTGACTAACGAGCAGAGAGCCGCCGCTCTGGATTATTGCGGCGATGACTCCCATGGTGAAACGCACCACTAGACAGGCGTTCTTCACAGGCGCTCGTTAAGCGTCTACTGCCTGGGCATACTATCTTGGTTCCAGAGAACCCCGCGATAGCCAAAAGGCCCTCGCGGGGTTTCGCTTTTGAGATATGTCAGTTTGGCTTGAGGGCCTGGAAGGCGCCGTTGCGGTCGAGGGTTTCGGCGAGGGCGGCCATCTGGGCGCGACCCTTCTTGCCATGGAGATAGCGCAGGGCCCAGGCGGCGAGCACCAGGCCGAAGATCCAGCCGACGTGCAGCACCAGGTGGGCGAACAGGATGAAGACGGCCGCCAGCGCATAGGCGCCAATATAGACCAGCGCCAGCTGGCCGCCGCGCGAGGCCGTGGGGTTGGACAGGCCGGCGATGATCTCGGCCAGGTCCGGCGAGGCGGCGGCGGACGGCAGGACGTGATCGGAGGGCTTTGACGCCGGTTGGGGCGCGGATCTGGATTGCTTCTGCGGCGTGGCCTGGGCGGCGGGTGCAGCGGCCGGTCGGGCGGGTTTTGGCCTGGGCGGGATCGGATCCGGCGTGCGCCGGGCGGGACGGAACAGGATCGATCGGCCGGCTTCGTCGACGGTGAAGACCTCTTCAAAGGCGGTGGTTGTGAAGTCGATGTCACGGGTGTCCTGGCCATAGCTCTGGCCATGCAGGGCCGTCAGCCGGCCCTGGCGCAGTTCGATCTGGAAGCCGACGGGGTCGGGCAGGCCGGCGACCATGGCATGGACCGTGCCGAACAGGCCGGTGGCGTCCGGGTTGGCGGTCGCGCGGTCCGCATCGACGACGATCTGGGAATAGAGGCCGGCGCCGGTGTTGCGACGCAGCCCCGGCGAACTGGCGGCGACCTGTGCCCGCAGGTCCGGCACGCTGTCGCCCATCTGCCAGATCATGGCGTCCATGACGGCGCTTTCGAGGGGCGTCAGGTGGGACATGGGGCGTCAGGACGACTTGGATGCAGCGTTGCGACGCAGCATCAAAACCACGATGCCGACGATCAGGACGAGTATGGCGATCTGCGCCGCGCGGTAGGGCAGGCCGCTTTCGCCCTCAGCCTCGGCGCCGCGATGCAGGGCGGTCAGGACGATATCTGCAATCGTGTAGACGATGACCGGAAGGCCGATGGTCGCCGCCCATGGCCAGCGGGCCACACGTCGTGGCCCTGCTGAAAGCGTGCCGGGCGGGAAGAGGATCGCGAAAAGGATCAGCGCGGCTGCATGAAGCAGCGGGCTGTAGAGATCAGCTTCGACGAAGATCGGCGCGGGCATGAGGCGAGCCTAGCGTTCGCCTGAAGCCGCCGCAATCACAGGTTTCGGGCGGCCGATGACGGCTGCTCGCGAAATGGGAAGGTCGCGACGCGGCCGCCCTCTCCACCGCCTTCGGCGGTTCCCCTCCCCCGCATCGCGGGGGAGGATCGTTTCAGCAGGAGACACCATGAAAGAGACCAAACAGGCTTCGGGCCAGCCCGAGGCGCGCGATGTCGTGCGCGAGATGATGGCGATGCGGTGTTGGCAAGTGCGCCACCTTCCGCTCACGATTCACCCGTGAAAGCTCACTCGCCCTTCGGGTTCGGGCCGAAGCGGTTTTCGCCCTTCTGGCTGTCGACCAGACCGATCCACAACAGGAAAGCCAGGCCCAGCAGGCCGGCGATGGCGAACAGGCCGAAGGCCGGGCCCATCAGAGCGAAGACGGCGGCCGGGTTGCCCTCGTAGTAGTCTTCCGAATAGCCGTTGGCGACGGCGGCGGCGACGACCATGGCGAAGCCGGCGAAGAAGGCTATGACCGAGCCGACCCAGGGAATGGCGATCAGCCAGCCGGTCTTGCCCATGTCGTGCAGGCGCTTCACCGAAATGGCCAGGTTGGGCCATATCAGGACCAGGCCGAACAGGTTGATGATCGGGATCCAGCTGATGACGACGTTGACGCCCAGCAGGATCAGCCAGCCGATCCAGAAATGGCTGCGGCGGATGCGGCCCTCGAAGGACAGGAACAGCTTCTGCCAGTCGAAGCCGGCGACGGCGGTCGAGGTCGAGCTGGCGTAACCGCCGGCGACGCCGGTGGTGGTGGGCGAACCCGCCAGGATCAGGATCTGGGTCGCGGCGGCGCCTTCGGGGACGAAGTCGACGCGGACGCCGGCGGCGGGTACGGCCGGCGATTGCAGCGCGGCCGAGGTGAAGTCGTAACGGGCGCCGTCGTCGCCGCTGATCAGACCGACGCCGGTCGTGGCGTCGTAGCTGAGAATTTCACCGCGCACTGAGATCTCCATGACTGGCGCCAGGTCCGGCGCGGCGGCAACATCGCCGACCCGTGCAATCCCAGCAACCCGAAAAGGTCAAGCTGGCCGATCCTGACGCGTTTGTAATGCGCGCGACCCCTTGGGCGGCGCACCGTGGACGTTCGCGTCGGGTTGCGAGGGCAGGAGGCTGATGATGAAGGTGAACAGGCCGCCGACATAGGGGACGAGGCCGATCAGGATCAGCCAGCCGGTGAGCCCGACATCGTGGAAGCGACGAATCGTGACGCAGACGTAGGGAACGATCAGCGCGAAATAGACAAGGGCGACGATGCAGATCCAGGCGATGCCCCAACTCTCCATATCGTAGCCGGCCTCGGCGTCGAGGACGGCCAGACCGATGATCGGCATGAAGGCGAGCATCAGGATCAGGAAGTGGAACAGGGCGAAGGACCAGTATTCCTTTCGCCGCGCCCGGCCGTGGCCCTCGATATAGAGGTCGGTGATGCAGCGGACGAAATAGCCCCATAGGCCCAGGTCCGGTTCGGGGGCGTATAGGGCCGGCCCCAGAGGGCCGTCACGCAGGACCATCAGGCTGAGCGCCTGGGCGTCCTGAACCACGAAATCGACGCGGCGGCCGGGTTCGAGACCGGCGGCGGCCGAGGTGAAGACGTAGCGCTGCAGGTCGTCGCCGCTGATCAACCCCTCGCCGGTCATCGGATCGTAGCTGAGAATTTCGCCGCGCAAGGCCG containing:
- a CDS encoding phage portal protein, which encodes MVSIRWPFGQAGRTGAPEGKESRAGGVIALSGVGRPRWTPNDYASLAREGYQKNAVAYRCIRMIAEAAASAPFAVFVDGVRSEDHPLAKLIRRPNPEQSGAELMEAVYGALQVSGNAYVEATGDADGDGAPDELWALRSDRVKVVPGRSGWPEAWDYSVDGRSVRIGRAADGWAPVMHLKLWHPLDDWYGLSPLEAAAQGVDAHNAAGAWNKALLDNAARPSGALVYGARNGERLTDGQFEALKDQLSSVYAGATNAGRPILLEGGMDWKPLSLTPAEMDFTAGKHAAAREIALAFGVPPQLLGIPGDATYANYREANAAFWRQTVIPLVRKAAGAMTGWLGERFARCEIRADLDAVSALQHERDALWARLEAASFLTDEERRRITGLGA
- a CDS encoding HK97 family phage prohead protease, with amino-acid sequence MSALAIEGYASLWGVADLNGDVVQAGAFADSLAKTGAEGVRMLNQHDARAPVGVWEQIVEDARGLFVRGRIEDWSAEARFAGALSRAGALDGLSIGYRTARARRQGRLRVLSAVELWEVSLVTFPMLPGARFDVLLAHT
- a CDS encoding DUF805 domain-containing protein, whose product is MRGEILSYDATTGVGLISGDDGARYDFTSAALQSPAVPAAGVRVDFVPEGAAATQILILAGSPTTTGVAGGYASSTSTAVAGFDWQKLFLSFEGRIRRSHFWIGWLILLGVNVVISWIPIINLFGLVLIWPNLAISVKRLHDMGKTGWLIAIPWVGSVIAFFAGFAMVVAAAVANGYSEDYYEGNPAAVFALMGPAFGLFAIAGLLGLAFLLWIGLVDSQKGENRFGPNPKGE
- a CDS encoding DUF805 domain-containing protein, coding for MRGEILSYDPMTGEGLISGDDLQRYVFTSAAAGLEPGRRVDFVVQDAQALSLMVLRDGPLGPALYAPEPDLGLWGYFVRCITDLYIEGHGRARRKEYWSFALFHFLILMLAFMPIIGLAVLDAEAGYDMESWGIAWICIVALVYFALIVPYVCVTIRRFHDVGLTGWLILIGLVPYVGGLFTFIISLLPSQPDANVHGAPPKGSRALQTRQDRPA